The Mangrovivirga cuniculi genomic sequence TCTTCTGTATTGACAGGAGTTTCTCCGGTAATATTAACAATCGTATTGATCGGATATCCATCGCCCTGGGGTCCTACGAGAGATAATTTGTAGGTTAGCTTAACGTTTCCAGTATTTTTAAAATCAAACCGAAACTCATCAATAGTTGAATTATCGATCACTACATCTTCGTAGAAATCATTTAAAGTTAGAATAGGTGCAGAAAGAACATTCCCGGACACAATTATCTCCTTGACCGGATCATTTTCATCATTCGAATAGATCATTAACTTTTCAGAAAAAGGACCCGAAGCATTTGGAATGAATTCAAAATTTATTTCAGTTCTAAAAAACGAACGAAGAGGTGACTTATTAAATTTAATTTTTTTAAAAACTCCAGATTCAGACTCTATCTTTGAAATATTCAGTTGTTCAAGTCCAAGATTACCAACGACTAAACTTATGGGTTTTGATGTACCAAAATAGATATCCTCCAAAATCAATTCTTCAAACTGAAAACTTAAAATGGCACCTCTGTTGACACTAGCTTTAAATCCTTTTTGCGCATTTAACCGTCCCCAACCCAGTGAACCAACAAAATCAGGATTTCTGGCATCAATATTATCAGCGGAAGAATACATTAAAGCTTTCACCTTTTCGGGCGTAAATCCCTGTTTTCCAAATGCAGAGACCATTAGGGCAGCTACTCCGGAAACATGAGGACATGACATGGAAGTCCCGGAAGAATAAGCGTAACTATTATTTATATATGTGCTTGCAATACTCACCCCGGGGGCCGAAATATCCACCCAATCGCCGTAATTGGAAAAACCTGCACGTTTATCTTCATTATCTGTTGCTGCCACGGCAATCACCTGGTCGAGATATGAAGGAAAAATTCGTTCTTTAGTATTGCTATTACCTGCAGAAAACATCACCAAACCACCTGCCATTGGGCCAACCTGATTACCAAACTCATCCTTACCTGCTTCATTGATGAAGTAATTAATAGCTACTTCATAAGAAGGCAAATAAATATTTGGGGTTCTGAAACTCCATGAATTCTGTGCAATAACGGCGCCGTTATCAGCAGCATAAATAAAACTCTCCTGAAATCCGCCATTACCATTTGGACTAAATGTAGCACAAGACATTAATTGGACACCAGGCTTATCTCCTGATCCCCCGGCAAGTCCGGCCACTCCTATTCCATTGTTGCTTGATGCACCAACTGTTCCGCCTACATGTGTTCCATGACCATCTGGTGTGTAGTCACCCTTTCTCTCTCCAAAACCATAGCCGTTGTAATCATCTTTGTAACCATTATTATCATCATCAATTCCATTATTGGGAATTTCATCCTCGTTAACCCAAAGATTTTGCTTTAAATCCGGATGAGTTTTTTCAATACCTCCATCAATCACTGCCACTATAACTGCTTTATTTCCTGTATTTTGTTTCCATGTAGGCAAAATACCCACATCTCCACCATCATTCATAGTGGTATTTTCAAAAGAATATTGAAGATGAAATAAGGGATCGTTTGTCCCCTGTGGTAATGTGCCAGCTTCAGAATAATCTATTAAAGATTCAACAGGTTCTTCATAGTCTGGTATCATTACCGGTTCGGCAATTTCAACGTACTCCAGACCTTCATAACTTTTAACTACATCTTCAATCGATGCTCCTTCATCAATCCTGAGAGTAAACCATTGATGAAGTCCATATTTTCTGTGTTTTTGATCAAAACGTGGATTGAAGGGAAACAACCGTGTTATTTTTTGGCAAGAATATTCTGATGATAACTTATCAATTTCCGGATTCCCGGTCTGAACTACGGTTTCGGACATATTTCTCAGCGTTTCATTGAGCTGGCTTGCTACCTCTTCAGTAACTTTTATAGTCACCATTCCGGTTTTACAATGCTGCTGAGCAGATAAATTTAAATTGAATACTAATAGAATAATTAACAGGTAGAGTGATTTGGCTTCAACTCCTGGCAGGGTAAAGTTTTTCATGGCAGATAATTATGGGACCTTATACTTAACTATGTAATTATATTGACTATTCCTTAACCAGTTTTATACTACTGGTATCCCCGTTTTCACTTACCAATTTTAATATGTAAACTCCAACCGGAAGTGCAGATAAATTATAGGGAAGATCAACGGGATCAAATCCTAGCTCAATTTCACTACTAAAATACAAATTAAAATTACTATCGTACAATTTTAACGTGTATTTTTCCTGCCTTTCCGTGCTTAATTTCAATTTTAAACTTTGAATGATCGGGTTCGGGTATGCAAACACGCTTGTAGATATTGATTCGTTTGTGCTTTCCTGATCTGAACAGCTACCATAAACCTGAAATTCGTGAATTGAAAATCCATACTCAGTATTTCTTTCGAATCCCCACAAACGTATAGCATCTGTCTGAATATTGCCTTCAAATTTAAGTTGTTCTGTTCCTCCATTTGCGTTCATATTCTGATAAAACACATTCCATTTACCAGTCTTATCTCTGTATTGCAATTCATAAGAACTGGCAGCACTGTAATTCCAGTCAATATTAATCCCGAGTATTTTGTATACTTCGTTCAACTCAATATAATACCACTGATTATCTTTAAAATGGCTGGACCATCGGGAATTAAAGTTTCCATCATTCGCTTTGCTGGCCTGGAAGACCGGATTCTCCCAGCTGGAACCATAAGAAGGTTTGTTTAGAGCTAGATTAATAGTTGGATCTATATTACAATCTCCTGGTTTAACAAAGCCGGTTCGTTCCAGAGTAAGATTGTTGAATTGATAATAAACAGTAAAGACACCTGGTGATAAAGCGGTTAATATTCCGTTTTCATCGACAAATACATTTTCACCATCTATACTCCACTCTCCATCAGGCATTTCAATCACCGTAAAGTCACTTCTGTAGATGTAGGCTTCCAATGCTAACTTTTCACCTACTTCCATATATAGTGAATAGGGAATTATATTTCCCCCAGCAGGTAATACCGGCTGATTCACACAACTACCATAGATTTCTAATTCTTTAATAGAATATCCATATGTTGTAAATGGTACTCGACAAACAATCTTAAGATATCTTACAGATATACTTTTAAATAATAATAAGTTATAAACCGCTTCATTATTCAGTGAGCTATAAATGAGTCCCCAATCATCTTGTTCATTTATCTTAGAATAAATGGCATAACTCCTGGCCCTTGCGTAATCCCAATAAATTTTCATTTCATCTAACCCCACTACATTCTGCAAGTCTAATAAAATTTCAGCCTGATCTTCAGAAGTGGACCATCGAGAGTGGGGATTCCCATCAATCATTCGATCTGCCTGCCACCAGGAAGCAGCACTTGAACTCGTGTTTATATTACTGGAAATACTTAAGTTTTGATTAGTGAAAGAGCATGCATTAAATTGTGCATTTGAGTAAATAGTTGTTCTTGCTACATTTTTCAATGTATCATTTCCAATAATTTCATCTAAAAAAACTTTAGTATACTGAACACCGGGTATTGCTCTCCAATTAGCTTGTAATTCATTAATAATATTACTTTCTGCAGCTGAGTGAACTAATTCACCCGTTTGTATCAAAAGTGGATATCTGTCTTTAAAAATGTATATCTTTTGATTATTGAATGGTGCTATGGAATTAATATTCCTGTAAATATAATTTTCCCCATCCATGCTTTCCAATCCAACCGTTTTACGTATACCTGGAGTATTATCAAAGTCTCCTTCTTTTTCGATTAAAAGGTCACCATTTTTTAAAATCAACAGCTTGCAAGAAAACAAAGCATCATCAAAACGCGATTTGAAATTATGAAAATACAACGCAGCAATTCTCTCACCCTGTATTAAGACTTCATCGTAAAATATACCTGATAATTCATCTTCCTTATTAAACCTTATTTCTCCAACGAAAGGGACGATTAGACCATTAGGTTCACCAACGTCGCCGGGTTCAAAATCATACGGAGGATAATATTGAGAAGAAGGGGGTAGGTATCTGGCTAAATATCCATACTCACTTAAAGCCATATCTTTGAGATACGTTTCCCCATCAAAAAAACTAAACTTGAAAGTACTATCAGGCCTATTGTTATAAGCTAAAATATCTCCAAATCGAGCCACTCCACCTCCAAGAGGTGTATAAAAACCAGGAAATGAAAGTTTATTTTCTGGTTTGATAATATCTGGAAACTTAAAGTTATAAGAAATGATTTCCCAGTTACCATTTTGCTTATCCAGAGTAATATCTTCATACTCAAAAGAAGCATAGATACTATTATTAGAAACAAACTTATCCTTATCTATCAAATCATAACTGGATGGTGCAGTTTTAATAATAAAATCCCTTTCTTTAGTATCTGAATTAATAATCTTTACATCAATTGAGCTAAGATCATTACTTCCAACTGTCCAGGTAGCAATGGGGTCAGATTCTAATTTAACTTTGTTAGATAACACGGTTGCAAATATGGGAACCTTGTATAATTCCTCATTACTTTTAGAAATTATAACATTGGTATTATACTGACCTTCACTTAAATTTATTCTTGGATAAAAATCAATTGTTACTTCTTCATTCGGTTCAAGTGTTATTTGATCTATTTCCGGAACTAAAATGTTAGTAGGCTCATATTTAAAAGTTCTTGATAAATCAGTAAAAGTAACAGTTTCCTCATATGGACATTCTGGACCGACAATATTAATCATATGCGTTGATTTACCATCAAGAGATTCCATTCCGGTAAATAAACCTACTGCATTACATGGTGGGTAATATTCTAACAATTTATAATTAAAAGAAATGTCTCCGTTACTCTCGATCTTTATTTGATAAATTGAACGGTTATTTCGTGATATCCAGGTTCTGAAATTAAATTGAAGAATAACAAAGTTTTCATATTCTTTATAAAATACAATCTCAATCTCAGGAACGACTGATAGAATGGGAAATATAGCTCCATTGAGTACTGGATCATCAAAGGGATAACTATAAGAAAAAAAGTCACCATCAGCCTCTGGAAAATATCCAATTCCACCCTGAGCACCGATTGAAAAATTTTTCAAATTAACTTCTTCTCCAAAAAATGGAAAAACAAATTGCGAATCCTGCCCTTTGGTTAGTAAATCCTTAATTTTTGTTGTTGGTGGATCTGCTGTAGGATATCCCGGACTCCATAAAATATATTCTTCTTTTTCTATGTCATACCATTCAAATTGAGAAACTCCAGTATCTAATAACACATAATCAGTATTTTGTATCAAAACACCATATAGTTCATGAATAAAATCGGATTGTGATTCATTATTAAGTACTTCAATATGGTAAACAGATGTTTCTCCTGAGACATTCTTTAACTTCAAAGAGTAAGCTGAAGTAGAATTATTGCCTTCTCTCCAAACCACTTCGTTTCCGGAGCTTTGAACCTGTATCTGATCATCTTGAAAGGCATAAATCTGGTAGGTATTACCAGATAATAAACAAACGAATAGTAGTGCTACATCATATAATAAAGTTATATGGGATTTTAGTTTGTGGGTAGATAATGTTTTCATGAAAAGGGGCATGTAAATTCATAAATTCCTGATTTTTAATTAACAATATGATTCCCTGAAAAACAGGTAGATGAACGCTCTTTAACTACCTATAAATTAATCATTTACTATAATTATTCCAATACTTCATTGTACTTTAATTGTAAATTTAAATTAGACTAAATAAAAAAACCGCCTGTTACCACATCAGGCGGTCAGCTTCTCAGCCATCATGAAAATTAAACCTATACCACACCACAGTTTAATTATCTTTATAACATCAAACAGATATTTTTGTTTCCAAAAAAAGAAAAATATTTGAAGCATTTTAAGAAAAAGGAAAAACAATCGGCGGTACCTTAAAAATAAGGTACCATATATTCAGAAAAACAACTGAGTTGAATGGGATCAATCCGAATATGCCGATATGAATCTCTTTCAATAAATTAAGTATTTGATTACTTGCTTATTGAGATAAATATTTTCGGAATGAAAGATAGTGTTGACACTAAAGTCCGACAATTATTTATCAAAACCAAAATTCCCAGTTTATTAAATCATTAATTATGTTAATAAATCATCACTTAATATATAATTCCCTAAACGAGATTTAAGCTTTTTTACTACCTTTGTGCCGATTTTCAATAAACATAAACGACATGGAGCTCAAAAAAATTGCATTAAACGATGTTCATGAAAAATTAGGGGCTAAAATGATGCCTTTTGCCGGTTATAATATGCCTGTGAGATATTCATCAGACATCGAAGAACATAAAACAGTTCGCGAAGGTGTTGGTGTATTTGACGTTTCTCACATGGGCGAATTTTGGGTTGAAGGGCCTAAAGCTATCGAATTGATACAGAAGGTATCTTCAAACGACGCTTCTAAACTGGTCGACGGTCAGGCACAATACAGCTGTCTGCCGAATGAAGATGGAGGAATTGTTGATGACCTGATCATCTACCGATTTAATCAAGAAAAATACCTTCTCGTAGTTAATGCAAGCAATATTGAAAAAGATTTTGCTCACATACAGAAATATAACGAGTCGATCGGGGCTGACTTAAAAGATGTTTCTGACGATTATTCTCTTTTTGCAGTACAAGGACCAAAAGCGGTAGAAGTACTTCAAAAGCTTACTGAAATTGACCTTTCGGCAATCAAGTTCTATCACTTTACTGTAGGTAGTATTGGTGGAGCGAATGATGTGATCATTTCCGGAACCGGGTATACAGGATCAGGTGGATTTGAGCTTTATGTAAAAAATGACCTGGCTCTTCCTCTTTGGGATGCAATTTTCAAAGCTGGTAAAGAAGCACATATCAAACCGATCGGCCTTGGAGCCAGGGATACTTTAAGACTGGAAAAAGGTTACTGCCTGTATGGTAACGACATCGATGAAACTACTTCTCCCCTTGAAGCAGGACTTGGATGGATCACCAAATTCACAAAAGACTTTGTGAACTCTGAAAATCTTAAAAAGCAAAAAGAAGAAGGTGTTGACAGAAAATTAGTTGGCTTTATTTTAGAAGAAAAAGGAATTCCGAGAAAAGATTACCCGATCGAAGATGCAGAAGGTAATGAGATCGGAATGGTAACTTCAGGATCACAATCTCCAATGCTTGAGAAAGGAATCGGCCTCGGGTATGTTAAGAAAGAATTCTCAGCTCCAGGAACTGAAATTTTCATTGCGATCAGAAAAAGAAAACTGAAAGCAAAGGTAGAAAAATTACCACTTTACAAAGGATAATTTATGAGTAAAACGATCGATGTTTGCCTTTCACCGGAACTACTTCACCTGTATTCTTTTGGGGAGAAGTTGGTAGTGGTTGTAGACATTCTAAGGGCTACTTCGTGTATGACAGCAGGAATCGCCAATGGTGTTGAAAGCATTACTCCAAAAGCAAACCTTGAAGAATGCCGTGCATTAAAGTCTGAAGGATATATCATTGCCGGAGAACGAAATGGCGAAAAGGTAGAAGATTTTGATCTTGGGAATTCTCCATTCGGATACATGAACGAAGATCTAAAGGGTAAAAAAGTAGCTGTAACCACTACTAACGGTACCGTAGCTATAAATAAAAGCCGGAATGCAAAAGAAGTGATCATTGGATCATTTTTGAATTTAAGTGCTGTAGCCGATCATTGTAAAAACAGTCCGCATAATGTGTTAATCTTATGTGCCGGATGGAAGGGTAGAGTAAACATGGAAGACTCGCTATTTGCCGGAGCATTAGTTGAGGCATTATCTGATACACATGAAAGTGCATGTGACCCTCCATTGATGACAGCAAAAATGTATGAGGCTGCAAAGCATGATCTGATCGGTTTTGTTGAAAAATCATCGCATGTAAACAGGTTGAAGCGAATTGGAATTGGTAAGGACATAGAATTTTGCCTGTCGATCGATAAATACTCTGAAATTCCGGTACTGAAAGGCGAAAAATTGATTAAATTATAGTAAGAAAGGTAATTAACCTAGATTAATAATCGCCGGGTAGCTTTTTAGCTATCCGGTTTTTTTTATTTTGAATCGTTTGATCAAATAAAATTTAAAACACGCCCCGATCAGAAGGCGTGTTTTTGGTTAAAGGGTGTCTATCAATTTAACCTAATCTAATTCTGCGACTGCTTCTTTTTTCGCATTATTGAGCATTAGCATATCCTGCGCTACTACCTCGGTAACAAATTTCTTATTGCCATTATTATCCTCATAAGATCGGTGAATCAACTTTCCATCGATAACTATTTCACGGCCTTTGGTTAAGTATTTACCTGCGATCTCAGCGAGCTTGTCCCAAAGCACGATGCGGTGCCATTGAGTATCGTTAATTCTTTCTCCTTTATTATTCAAATAGGATTCCGTTGTGGCAAGACTTAAAGTTGTCATCTTCTTGCCGGAGTTGAACTCCTTAATTTCAGGATCTGCACCTAGATTTCCAATTAATTGTACTCTGTTTCTTAGCGAATTCATAATAAATAAATGTTTTGGTTGAACATGAATTGTCGTTTGACAGTGATACAAAGGAAGGTCGAAAGATTTGAAATAAGAAAATACAAACGTCTACTAACCGGTTACTTTCGTTTACTAACGTTTACTAACGGATAATCTACTTTTAATCCCTCATATTATATCCTACCGGATTACCAGTTTTAGTTCCATTATTACTAACTTCATGACAACAAACTATAGTACAACTCCAATAATCAAATTAACCAGTATCATGGATTTAAAATTGGAACTATTAGAACGTAGCGGAAATAAATGTGAATTATGTGAAGGGAGTAACCCGGAGCATACCTTTTTAGTTCCACCCGATAACGAAGAAAATATTGATAAAGCGATCATATTATGCGACACTTGTTTTAAGCATATAAATGACCCCGCATCGGGAAAGATCAACCACTGGCGGAGCCTGGGTAATACCATGTGGAGTCCAACGCCAGCAGTTCAGGTTGTTGCCTGGCGAACGTTAAATAAACTCAAATCTGAAAACTGGGCGCAAGACCTTCTAAACATCATTTACCTGGATGAGCCAACGATGGCGTGGGCAAATAAAGATTCGGCAAAAGAAGAAGAAGATCAAACTAATGTCATTCACAAAGACAGTAACGGGGCTACCCTGGAGGCAGGAGATACAGTCGTTCTAACCAAAGACCTCAATGTTAGTGGTGCTGGATTTACTGCTAAACGAGGAACAGCTGTCAGGAACATATCTCTCGTCGATGATCATGCGGAGCAGATTGAAGGAAAAGTAAATGGTCAGCAGATCGTGATCCTTACTAAGTACGTAAAGAAATCAAAATAGCACCTCGAGATAAAATTGAGTTTCTGGAATTGACTTTCACGCCAGATTGTACAATATTTATAATTGATCATATATTTCAACAAAACATTAAGAATTAAATCAATCCTTTAAAGTGGCATTAAAAAAGCAAGATTGGAAAAATTATACAATCGAATTTTTATCCGTTTTTATCGCGGTAATCTCAGCATTCGCCTTAAATAACTGGAACGACAATCGTAGAGATAATAACGCTGAAGAAAAAATTTTAGCAGAAATCTTAAATGGACTGGAAAAAGACGCGGAGGATGTGAATGTGAATATAGACGGCCATAAACAAGGAATTAAAGCGTGCCAGTATTGGAGAAATATAGTAATGGATCAAGAGGTTAAAAAAGATTCATTGACAAGATATTATTTCATGATAACCCGTGACCTGATTTCCATACAAAACACTTCTGGTTATGAAACCCTTAAATCAAGAGGGTTTGAGCTGATCAAAAATGACTCTTTAAGAAGTGATATAATTTCCCTTTATGAATACGATTATCAGATGTTAAGAAAATTAGAGGAAGAATACCCGGAATCTCAACTTCATGCATCCTATTATGAAAACTTTAATAAATCTATCGCTCCCAATTTTGAATTTGATGAGGAAGGGAATTTAATTGACATCAAACTTCCTTTAGAGATTACAACAGCTGATCATAAAATTCTTTTATCCAACCTCTGGAGAATCGAAGTCAACCGAAGGTTTATTTTAGCAATCTATGAACAGGTTCAGCAAAACATCGATAATTTGGTGACCAGAATCAATTCGGAATTGGATAATTAAATTCCATTATTTCAAACTAAAAAGATTCCTTTTCCAGCTAGAATAAAACCTAAAAAATTAGGGCTTTTTGGCTTTTTGTTGTATATAATTAGAGAAAAGACCAATAATCAACAAAAAGTCATTCAGATCCATGAAAAATATTCTAGTCGGACTTGATTTAACTTCTACAGATGATTCCATCCTATCCTTTCTTGATGAAAACCAGGACATTCTCCTGAATAATAAAATCTATTTTATTCACGTCACTGAAAAAGTAGATTCCGGAAAACGAGAAGAAATTGAGCAAAAACTATCTGAGAGCATAGAAGGGTATGTTCCTAAAGACAAATTAGATTATGATCTACGGGTAGTCGAAGGTGATCCGGGTGATGAAATATTAAAATGGAGCCTTGAGAAGAAATCAGACCTGATGATCATCGGACACAAGAAAAAAGATGACCACCAGGTTAAACCGCATAAACTGGTCGAAAAAGCAGCCTGTTCGATAGCACTCATTCCGGAGAGGGATCACTACAAACTTAACAAGGTAGCAGTTGCAGTAGACTTTTCTGATAAGTCTTACCAGGCACTGAAAGAAGCAGAAGAGATCGCTACCTCAGCAAATGCAAAATTCATTGGTATTCATACTTACGAGGTTCCTTCAGGGTATCATTATTCGGGCAAGGATCACAAAGAGTTTTCCAAAGAAATGGAAGAAAATGCACGGGAAGATGCTGAAAAATTCCTTAAAGGCTCAGGAATAAAGGATATTGAGATGGTCTACATTTATGAAGAAGGTGATGACTCATCTAAAACCATCGCTGAGTATATTAAAGAAAACGAAATTGATCTTTTCGTGACCGGCTCTAAAGGAAGAACGGACGCTGCCTCGATAATAAAAGGAAGCGTAGCCAAGGACATCATCAAATCGATCGATAAGATCCCAACCGTTATTGTTAAGGATGAGGATAACAAAATGGATTTGCTAGATGCATTAAAAGAGATATAAAAGCCTAATGCTCATTTCAATTTTTCTAATTTTTTTAGCCAGTTTAATCACCTCATACTTTTATAAAAAGTTTGAAAGAGGAATACAGGTAATTCTCTCAGCATTAACGCTGGGAATAATAATTTACTACTGCACTTTTATCGCACCTGTTTCCGGTGGAGAAACCTTTACTTTTTACCATGCCTGGGTAGATTCACTCAACATCCATTTATCCTTTTACATCGATGGACTGAGTTTGTTTTTTACCTTGTTGATCAGCATTTTCGGGCTCCTGGTACTCTTGTATTCTTTCAAATACATGGAGGAATACAAACAAAGAAACCGATTTTTCGGATACCTCCTGTTTTTTATGGGATCAATGCTCGGGCTGGTACAATCTTCGAATCTCATAAGTCTTTTTATATTCTGGGAACTCACAAGCTTTAGTTCTTTTCTTTTAATTGGATTTAACGCCCATAAAGAGGAATCAAGAAGAGCTGCCAGGCAAGCGCTTCTCGTTACAGCAGGTGGCGGACTCGCCTTAATGGCAGGATTTATTTTCCTGGAAATCATTACGAATAGCGGTTTTAACCTTGTTGAAATACTCAATAGCTCAGATAAAATCGTTGATAGCAGCCTGGCTCCTGCAGCACTGGTACTCATTGCCATCGGTGCGATATCAAAATCGGCCCAGTTTCCACTTCATTTTTGGTTACCAAATGCGATGGCCGCACCAACACCGGTAAGCGCCTACCTGCACTCGGCTACCATGGTTAAAGCGGGTGTTTACCTGATCTTTCGCTTAAACCCGATCTTCCAGGATATTCCTCTATGGGGATATTTAATTGGCATAACCGGTGCGGTAACAATGACCTTTGGTGCTTTTAAAGCTTTTCAGGAGGATGATCTGAAAAGGATCCTGGCCTATACTACCATTAGTGCACTGGGAATATTCTTTATGATGACCGGTGCAGGAGGAAAAGAAGCCTTTAATGCCGTAATTCTTTACGTATTGGCTCATGCCCTATACAAAGGTGGATTGTTTCTCACCGCCGGAAGTATTGACCACCAGGCCGGAACCCGGAATGTCTCTCAGCTTTCGGACCTATCCAGGAAGATGCCCTATACTTCAATAGCATTAACGTTGTGTTTTGCTTCGATGGCAGGGATTATCCCATTTATCGGTTTTGTTGGTAAAGAATCACTCTATGAGGTGCTATATCATTCCAATGAACCATTAGCCACTGTTTACCTGGTCCTTCTGTTTATCGCCGGCGCATTATTCACAGCAATATCTATTGATGTAGTCTATAATGCTTTACTGGTAAAAGGAAAATTACACGATAAAAAGATATCAGAGGCTAAATTCCTAATGGTTCTGTCTCCCCTGGTTCTTGCAACAGGTGGTTTTATCATGGGTCTTATTCCCGGAGTTAGTGTCGAACCATTATTGAAATGGGCTTCCGTAAGCATTTACCCGGCTGATCCATCGATGAAATTGAAATTATGGCATGGATTCAACTTTGTGTTATTACTAAGTGTGCTTACAATCTTCACCGGGGTGGGAATATATTTCATTCGGAAAACGTTAATAAAATTCACCAAACCAGAATTGCTTAAAGCTGATTTCTGGTATGATAAAACCATTCAGGGCATTGGTACCTCCTCCAGGGTTCTCACCGATATCGTACAGAATGGCTATCTGAGAAACTATGTTTCCATGGTCATCATGACCTTTTCGATAATCATTATCCTTGTTCTTATCAAAGAGAACCTCCTCTTTTTACCGGCTTTGGAGGCCATTACCGAAGGGATGGAGATCTATGAAATAGTGATAATTTCCCTGATTACAATTGCAGTAATCATTCTTTTTAATACCAAATCACGGTTGATCGTTACAGCTACCTTTGGCATAATCGGGTACAGCATTGCCCTGGCCTATACTCTTTTTAGTGCGCCGGATGTAGCCATCACTCAATTCCTGGCAGAGACCCTGACGCTAATCCTGCTGATTCTGATCTTGCATAAGCTACCAGCTTATACACTCAAACGACTTAAGTCACATAGAAAATATTTACCGATAGCAGTAGTATTCGGGTCGATCATGACTTTTATATCCTATACGATGCTGAATTATGAAAAAGATTCTGATCTAAAGACCTTTTTCCTGGAAAAAAGTATCTCTGAGGGTAAGGGAGAAAATGCAGTGAATGTTATTCTGGTTGATTTCAGAGCACTCGATACCCTCGGTGAAATCACCGTGCTGACCATTACGATGATAGGGATTATTGCCCTGTTAAGAGTTCAATACAAGAAGCGAAAAATATGAGAACATTAATAGTAGCTACAATACTCAGGATTCTTGTCCCG encodes the following:
- the mbhE gene encoding hydrogen gas-evolving membrane-bound hydrogenase subunit E; the protein is MLISIFLIFLASLITSYFYKKFERGIQVILSALTLGIIIYYCTFIAPVSGGETFTFYHAWVDSLNIHLSFYIDGLSLFFTLLISIFGLLVLLYSFKYMEEYKQRNRFFGYLLFFMGSMLGLVQSSNLISLFIFWELTSFSSFLLIGFNAHKEESRRAARQALLVTAGGGLALMAGFIFLEIITNSGFNLVEILNSSDKIVDSSLAPAALVLIAIGAISKSAQFPLHFWLPNAMAAPTPVSAYLHSATMVKAGVYLIFRLNPIFQDIPLWGYLIGITGAVTMTFGAFKAFQEDDLKRILAYTTISALGIFFMMTGAGGKEAFNAVILYVLAHALYKGGLFLTAGSIDHQAGTRNVSQLSDLSRKMPYTSIALTLCFASMAGIIPFIGFVGKESLYEVLYHSNEPLATVYLVLLFIAGALFTAISIDVVYNALLVKGKLHDKKISEAKFLMVLSPLVLATGGFIMGLIPGVSVEPLLKWASVSIYPADPSMKLKLWHGFNFVLLLSVLTIFTGVGIYFIRKTLIKFTKPELLKADFWYDKTIQGIGTSSRVLTDIVQNGYLRNYVSMVIMTFSIIIILVLIKENLLFLPALEAITEGMEIYEIVIISLITIAVIILFNTKSRLIVTATFGIIGYSIALAYTLFSAPDVAITQFLAETLTLILLILILHKLPAYTLKRLKSHRKYLPIAVVFGSIMTFISYTMLNYEKDSDLKTFFLEKSISEGKGENAVNVILVDFRALDTLGEITVLTITMIGIIALLRVQYKKRKI
- a CDS encoding universal stress protein; its protein translation is MKNILVGLDLTSTDDSILSFLDENQDILLNNKIYFIHVTEKVDSGKREEIEQKLSESIEGYVPKDKLDYDLRVVEGDPGDEILKWSLEKKSDLMIIGHKKKDDHQVKPHKLVEKAACSIALIPERDHYKLNKVAVAVDFSDKSYQALKEAEEIATSANAKFIGIHTYEVPSGYHYSGKDHKEFSKEMEENAREDAEKFLKGSGIKDIEMVYIYEEGDDSSKTIAEYIKENEIDLFVTGSKGRTDAASIIKGSVAKDIIKSIDKIPTVIVKDEDNKMDLLDALKEI